The Chryseobacterium aureum genome contains a region encoding:
- a CDS encoding TerC family protein: MIFPDFTHLLNDLLENPAKSIAIIGNLILIESLLSVDNAAVLATIVMDLPEHQRKKALKYGILGAYVFRGLALIFASVLISVWWLKPLGGLYLIYIAADWFIKKIKNTNDEENQDENPDKESSWLYKNSIGLLGHFWATVAIVEVMDLAFSIDNVFAAVAFSDNLLLITIGVFIGILAMRFIAQWFVRLMQIFPFLETAAFIVIAILGIKLSLSLYEHFYPATAFAQFLASHTMEILVSAITVLLFIVPVATSYLFGFPARKK, encoded by the coding sequence ATGATATTTCCTGATTTCACACATCTCCTGAATGATCTATTAGAAAATCCTGCAAAATCGATTGCTATTATCGGCAATCTTATCCTTATCGAAAGCCTTCTCTCTGTAGACAATGCAGCTGTATTGGCAACCATCGTTATGGACTTGCCCGAACATCAAAGAAAAAAAGCCCTGAAATATGGAATTCTCGGAGCATATGTATTCCGCGGACTGGCTCTTATTTTTGCATCGGTATTGATCTCTGTATGGTGGCTGAAACCACTGGGAGGACTGTACCTGATCTATATTGCTGCCGACTGGTTTATCAAAAAAATAAAAAACACAAATGATGAGGAAAATCAGGACGAAAATCCTGACAAAGAATCCAGCTGGCTGTATAAAAATTCAATAGGGCTTTTGGGCCATTTCTGGGCAACAGTTGCTATTGTAGAAGTAATGGATCTTGCGTTCTCCATAGACAATGTTTTTGCCGCAGTAGCTTTTTCAGATAACTTACTTCTGATTACCATCGGGGTATTTATAGGGATTTTAGCAATGCGTTTTATTGCACAGTGGTTTGTTCGTTTAATGCAGATATTCCCTTTCCTGGAGACTGCCGCTTTTATTGTCATTGCTATTTTAGGTATTAAACTAAGTCTTTCGTTATATGAGCACTTCTACCCTGCTACGGCATTTGCTCAGTTCTTAGCCAGCCATACCATGGAAATTCTGGTTTCTGCCATTACTGTTCTCTTATTTATAGTGCCGGTAGCCACAAGTTATCTTTTCGGATTTCCGGCCCGCAAAAAATAA
- a CDS encoding co-chaperone GroES produces MSVNFKPLADRVLVEPIAAETKTASGIIIPDTAKEKPQEGTVVAVGPGKKDEPTTVQVGDKVLYGKYSGAELKLEGKDYLIVREADLLGIIG; encoded by the coding sequence ATGTCAGTAAACTTTAAACCATTGGCAGACAGAGTTCTGGTAGAGCCAATAGCAGCAGAAACTAAAACAGCTTCAGGTATTATTATCCCGGATACTGCAAAGGAAAAGCCGCAAGAAGGTACTGTAGTAGCAGTAGGTCCTGGTAAAAAAGACGAACCTACAACGGTTCAGGTAGGTGACAAAGTTCTTTACGGTAAATATTCAGGTGCTGAATTAAAATTGGAAGGTAAAGATTACTTAATCGTAAGAGAAGCTGATTTATTAGGAATCATCGGGTAA
- a CDS encoding four helix bundle protein, producing the protein MSEGCGRSTDKEFARFLEISIGSTNETEYLLLLSCDLGFTSKDKIADLNATLNLIRQKLIQLRKKLLNNN; encoded by the coding sequence ATCTCAGAAGGTTGTGGAAGATCTACAGACAAAGAATTCGCAAGATTTTTAGAAATAAGTATAGGTTCCACAAACGAAACGGAATACCTTCTTTTACTTTCTTGTGATTTAGGTTTCACTTCTAAAGATAAAATAGCAGATCTTAATGCAACACTGAATTTAATCAGACAAAAACTTATACAACTCAGAAAAAAATTATTAAACAATAATTAA
- the groL gene encoding chaperonin GroEL (60 kDa chaperone family; promotes refolding of misfolded polypeptides especially under stressful conditions; forms two stacked rings of heptamers to form a barrel-shaped 14mer; ends can be capped by GroES; misfolded proteins enter the barrel where they are refolded when GroES binds) — protein sequence MAKEIKFDIESRDALKRGVDALANAVKVTLGPKGRNVVIEKSFGAPHVTKDGVSVAKEIELEDRVENMGAQMVKEVASKTNDIAGDGTTTATVLAQAIVREGLKNVAAGANPMDLKRGIDKAVSAVVENLKAQSQAVGDSTDKVKQVASVSANNDETIGALIAEAFGKVGKEGVITVEEAKGIDTTVDVVEGMQFDRGYQSPYFVTNPEKMLAELENPYILLVEKKISSMKELLPVLEPIAQGGKSLLIISEEVEGEALATLVVNKLRGSLKIAAVKAPGFGDRRKAMLEDIAILTGGQVISEEQGFTMENISLDMLGTAEKVTIDKDNTTVVNGGGDEAKIKGRVAQIKAQMETTTSDYDREKLQERLAKLAGGVAVLYVGAASEVEMKEKKDRVDDALHATRAAVEEGIVAGGGVALVRAISSLNELSGANADENTGIKIVKRAIEEPLRQIVANAGGEGSVIVAKVAEGSGDFGYNAKTDEYVQMLEAGIIDPTKVTRVALENAASVSGMLLTTECVITEVKKDEPAMPMGGGMPGMM from the coding sequence ATGGCAAAAGAAATAAAATTCGATATCGAATCAAGAGACGCTCTAAAGAGAGGGGTAGATGCATTGGCTAATGCAGTAAAAGTAACTTTAGGACCTAAAGGAAGAAACGTAGTAATCGAAAAATCTTTCGGTGCTCCACACGTAACTAAGGATGGTGTGTCTGTTGCAAAAGAAATCGAACTTGAAGACAGAGTAGAAAATATGGGAGCTCAAATGGTAAAAGAAGTGGCTTCCAAAACTAATGATATCGCAGGAGACGGTACTACTACCGCTACTGTATTGGCACAGGCTATCGTAAGAGAAGGTCTTAAGAACGTAGCTGCGGGTGCTAACCCAATGGATCTTAAAAGAGGGATCGACAAAGCTGTAAGTGCAGTGGTTGAAAACCTAAAAGCACAGTCTCAGGCTGTGGGAGATTCTACAGATAAAGTAAAGCAAGTAGCTTCTGTATCTGCTAACAATGACGAAACGATCGGTGCTTTAATCGCTGAAGCTTTCGGAAAAGTTGGAAAAGAAGGTGTAATTACTGTAGAAGAAGCTAAAGGTATTGATACAACGGTAGATGTTGTAGAAGGTATGCAGTTCGACAGAGGATACCAGTCACCTTACTTCGTGACTAACCCTGAGAAAATGCTGGCTGAACTAGAAAACCCATATATCCTTTTAGTAGAGAAGAAAATTTCTTCAATGAAAGAATTGTTACCGGTTCTTGAGCCAATTGCACAAGGTGGTAAGTCTCTATTAATTATCTCTGAAGAAGTGGAAGGTGAAGCTTTAGCTACTTTGGTGGTAAACAAGCTAAGAGGTTCTCTTAAAATTGCTGCTGTAAAAGCTCCGGGATTCGGAGACAGAAGAAAAGCAATGTTAGAAGATATCGCGATCCTTACAGGTGGACAGGTAATTTCTGAAGAGCAAGGTTTCACTATGGAAAACATCTCTTTGGATATGCTTGGAACTGCTGAGAAAGTAACCATCGACAAAGACAACACAACGGTTGTAAACGGTGGTGGTGATGAAGCGAAAATCAAAGGAAGAGTAGCTCAGATCAAAGCTCAGATGGAAACTACAACCTCTGACTACGACAGAGAAAAACTTCAGGAAAGATTAGCTAAGTTAGCTGGTGGTGTTGCTGTACTTTACGTAGGTGCCGCTTCTGAAGTAGAAATGAAAGAGAAAAAAGACAGAGTAGATGATGCGCTACACGCTACAAGAGCTGCTGTAGAAGAAGGTATCGTTGCAGGTGGTGGTGTTGCTTTAGTAAGAGCAATCTCTTCACTAAACGAACTTTCTGGTGCTAACGCTGACGAAAATACAGGGATCAAAATCGTGAAAAGAGCGATCGAGGAGCCATTAAGACAAATCGTTGCTAACGCAGGGGGTGAAGGTTCTGTAATTGTTGCGAAAGTAGCAGAAGGATCTGGAGACTTCGGATACAACGCGAAAACTGACGAGTACGTTCAAATGCTTGAAGCAGGTATCATTGACCCAACTAAAGTAACAAGAGTTGCCCTTGAAAATGCAGCTTCTGTTTCTGGAATGCTTCTTACCACTGAATGTGTAATCACTGAAGTGAAAAAAGACGAACCAGCTATGCCAATGGGTGGCGGAATGCCAGGAATGATGTAA
- a CDS encoding restriction endonuclease, producing the protein MIFFDKLFKNSTEKGKRFEDYIAFIYEQLLLLDNISVKKDLILEKNGNKHQIDIYYEFIKAHNLHRVAIECKNWERPVDKKELASFESYINDLKNITGVVVAKNGFTDGAKAYAESKGLILKTPQQLPDFIQSVGLNLQKAYMPSKDESGEPFYTLLCVNNDDNWNGEYYLEGFKDMNIVMPLFISRKHGEDYLKRIGEVNLAVFPLKKQHINFIADMAIKNLGGFKGLYFSLILLPFSDKVKPMRAVFKAKDLKEEYLT; encoded by the coding sequence ATGATTTTTTTCGATAAACTATTTAAGAACAGTACAGAAAAAGGAAAAAGATTTGAAGATTATATAGCCTTTATTTATGAACAACTTCTTCTTTTAGATAATATCTCAGTCAAAAAGGATTTAATTCTTGAAAAAAATGGCAATAAACATCAAATTGATATTTACTATGAATTTATTAAAGCCCACAATCTCCATCGAGTAGCAATCGAATGCAAAAATTGGGAAAGACCTGTTGATAAAAAAGAACTAGCGAGTTTCGAGTCATATATTAATGATTTAAAAAACATTACGGGTGTAGTTGTAGCTAAAAACGGTTTTACAGATGGAGCTAAAGCTTATGCTGAATCAAAAGGATTAATATTAAAGACACCACAACAATTACCTGATTTTATACAAAGTGTCGGATTAAATTTACAAAAGGCATATATGCCAAGTAAAGATGAGAGTGGAGAACCTTTTTATACTTTGCTATGTGTCAATAATGATGATAATTGGAATGGTGAATATTATTTAGAAGGATTTAAGGATATGAACATAGTTATGCCATTATTTATTTCCAGAAAGCATGGTGAAGACTATTTAAAAAGAATAGGCGAAGTAAACTTAGCCGTATTTCCTTTGAAAAAGCAACACATAAATTTTATAGCCGATATGGCTATAAAGAATTTAGGAGGATTTAAAGGATTGTATTTTTCATTAATACTCCTACCCTTTTCTGATAAAGTAAAGCCTATGCGAGCAGTATTTAAGGCTAAAGATCTCAAAGAAGAATACTTAACATAG
- a CDS encoding P-loop ATPase, Sll1717 family, protein MNKTLESIAENWKLEAKLENNQKYFFNYAEVDKIIKKDKCYVIGRKGSGKSAICEHIVKMDKPDVYSVKLSFKNFPFNELYHLDNQKYTSPNQYITMWKYLIYSHICKLMIKNDAIHFGIRSDLEKLYPRSSTSNLSRSISKWTSIEFGANVFGQGGVFKIGKENLKNENSWIEKTNILEDVILEHCDHSYYFIVFDELDEDYRNVQDNDTSENYIFLLTSLFKAVQDIKSIFFDKNPNIKPIVFLRDDIYTLIKDSDKNKWRDFKIEVEWSENKLKELLAFRISKDFNNNGAILNFQQAWDKIFFREQIGSGNKQQKKIHSFDFIAKNTHLRPRDFIQYIQTCSEETINKRYDFIKENNIKFVDRAFSNYMKDEIIDEIYPILPEIETYFQIFSNIRKWNFSIDEFTAEYNKYLLAGTIKEQNIDFVLDTLFNFSIIGNQHIHKQEVYFFKYLHSNMTFNRNENIVIHRGLFKALQL, encoded by the coding sequence ATGAATAAAACCTTAGAAAGTATTGCTGAGAATTGGAAATTAGAAGCAAAATTAGAAAACAATCAAAAATACTTTTTTAATTATGCGGAAGTCGACAAAATTATCAAAAAAGATAAATGCTATGTGATAGGAAGAAAAGGATCAGGAAAATCGGCTATTTGTGAACACATAGTAAAAATGGACAAGCCTGATGTGTATTCTGTAAAGTTAAGTTTCAAAAATTTTCCATTTAATGAACTTTATCATTTAGACAATCAAAAATATACTTCTCCAAACCAATATATTACTATGTGGAAATATTTAATATATTCACATATATGTAAATTGATGATTAAAAATGATGCAATACATTTTGGCATTCGCTCTGATTTGGAAAAACTTTATCCAAGAAGCTCAACAAGTAACCTTTCTCGTAGTATAAGTAAATGGACCTCAATTGAATTTGGTGCAAATGTTTTCGGACAAGGAGGCGTCTTCAAAATCGGGAAAGAGAATTTAAAAAATGAAAATAGTTGGATTGAAAAAACAAATATTTTAGAAGACGTCATCCTAGAGCATTGTGATCACTCATATTATTTTATTGTTTTTGACGAATTAGATGAAGATTATAGAAATGTTCAAGATAATGATACTTCTGAAAATTATATTTTTTTATTAACAAGTTTATTTAAAGCCGTTCAAGATATTAAATCGATTTTTTTTGATAAAAATCCTAATATTAAACCAATTGTCTTTCTGAGAGATGATATATATACATTAATAAAAGATTCTGATAAAAATAAATGGAGAGATTTTAAAATTGAAGTAGAATGGAGTGAAAATAAATTAAAAGAATTATTGGCATTTAGAATTTCAAAAGATTTTAATAATAATGGCGCAATATTAAATTTTCAACAAGCTTGGGATAAAATTTTTTTTAGAGAACAAATCGGGTCTGGTAATAAACAACAGAAAAAGATACATTCCTTTGATTTTATTGCTAAAAACACTCATTTAAGACCACGAGATTTCATACAATATATCCAGACCTGTTCTGAAGAAACAATAAACAAAAGATATGATTTTATTAAGGAAAATAATATAAAATTTGTTGATCGTGCATTTTCAAATTATATGAAAGATGAAATTATTGATGAAATTTATCCAATTTTACCAGAGATTGAAACGTACTTTCAAATTTTTTCTAATATAAGAAAATGGAATTTTAGCATTGATGAATTTACTGCTGAATACAACAAATATCTGCTAGCCGGAACAATAAAAGAACAAAATATAGATTTTGTTCTTGATACGTTATTTAATTTTAGTATAATCGGAAATCAGCATATACATAAACAAGAAGTGTATTTTTTTAAATATTTACATTCAAATATGACATTTAATAGAAACGAAAATATAGTAATACATCGTGGCTTATTTAAGGCTTTACAATTATAA
- a CDS encoding helix-turn-helix domain-containing protein — MDRIEFRIAFGKRVEKFRKKMGLSYRELAQKCDVDHSNISKIEKGEVDLRISTIQELARGLEVHPQELFDFKIE; from the coding sequence ATGGATAGAATTGAGTTTCGAATAGCTTTTGGTAAAAGAGTTGAAAAATTTAGAAAGAAGATGGGATTAAGTTATCGGGAGCTAGCTCAGAAATGTGATGTAGACCATAGTAATATTAGCAAAATTGAAAAAGGCGAAGTTGATTTAAGAATTTCAACAATACAGGAATTGGCTAGAGGCTTAGAAGTTCACCCTCAAGAATTGTTTGATTTTAAAATAGAATAA
- a CDS encoding T9SS C-terminal target domain-containing protein, with protein sequence MKKLLILSFLSSILAHAQTLTFKSLANMSVGRGAITSVIVDDNIYVSNGYQETGGMANYIEKYNITDNKWSVLNATLSPRKFANSETYGHKIYIFNGWGNSHLEIVDLETQKVTKGAVNRSYTGNAGSAIHKGKIYVFGGSGLNGAATTVFSNRFQYYDIASDTWHPLPDMPTAREAKGKIVNDKLYVIGGFNGTSSRLINVFDLNSNRWTNQYTMPAGISGHSLAVSGDKIFIAGGYNNQTFLAYFDTTTHKVHQLTSNMIPRRHAAAEVYNDKLYIIGGSTTSLTKSAIKSIQAADISENILANTVSENRVPETKVYTSASRDGFVISNENNSNQFEFTVYSTDGRQVSKGFAYYNKTIDLSKVQRGTYIFTYKNEKGVLQQIRIFR encoded by the coding sequence TTGAAAAAGTTATTAATTCTTTCATTTTTAAGTTCAATACTAGCCCATGCACAAACGCTTACTTTCAAAAGTCTCGCCAATATGTCGGTGGGCAGAGGTGCCATCACCAGTGTCATTGTGGATGATAATATCTATGTGAGCAATGGATATCAGGAAACCGGAGGTATGGCCAATTACATCGAAAAATATAATATTACGGATAACAAATGGAGTGTTCTTAATGCTACGCTGAGTCCCAGGAAATTTGCTAATTCGGAGACTTACGGTCATAAAATTTACATTTTTAACGGCTGGGGAAACAGCCATCTTGAAATTGTAGACCTTGAAACGCAAAAAGTAACAAAAGGGGCTGTTAACCGTTCCTACACAGGAAATGCAGGCTCTGCCATCCATAAAGGAAAAATATATGTATTCGGCGGCAGCGGACTCAATGGCGCCGCCACTACTGTATTTTCCAATAGATTCCAGTATTATGATATCGCTTCAGATACATGGCACCCACTACCCGATATGCCCACTGCCAGAGAAGCAAAAGGGAAAATTGTGAATGATAAGCTGTACGTAATTGGCGGTTTTAACGGAACTTCATCCCGTCTGATTAATGTCTTTGACCTCAACTCCAATCGCTGGACCAATCAATATACAATGCCTGCCGGGATTTCCGGACATTCCCTAGCGGTATCCGGGGATAAGATTTTTATAGCAGGAGGTTATAACAATCAAACTTTTCTGGCCTATTTTGATACCACGACCCATAAGGTACATCAGCTAACATCCAATATGATTCCCAGAAGACACGCTGCAGCAGAAGTTTATAACGATAAACTGTACATCATTGGAGGAAGTACCACGTCTTTAACCAAATCAGCTATTAAAAGCATACAGGCAGCAGATATCAGCGAGAATATTCTCGCCAATACAGTCAGCGAAAACCGTGTTCCGGAAACAAAAGTATATACCAGCGCATCCAGAGACGGTTTTGTCATCAGTAATGAAAATAACAGCAACCAGTTTGAATTCACTGTTTACTCCACAGATGGCAGACAGGTAAGCAAAGGCTTTGCCTACTACAACAAAACCATAGATTTATCTAAAGTACAGCGCGGAACTTACATTTTTACTTATAAAAATGAGAAAGGGGTGTTGCAGCAGATTAGAATTTTCAGGTAA
- a CDS encoding DUF4919 domain-containing protein produces MRKYIISGLLILAFQIWYAQINTDLIKKKVTENPQENFYQLLNTFKVNPSELTQEQMNQLYYGSKFVKIKYTIGNYNSESGTFWKPAQKRLSKSKAEKMVSEAESKYAVNPLNKNLLDDMMNIYRALDEKQKEELCSKQKDLIIQTIEKSGDGKSEETAVCVLTAGEVLEQLEKLAVSGPGAEFSQKMKQLSDGSILTIYHIGDREVFVKLVGGYFF; encoded by the coding sequence ATGAGAAAATATATCATTTCAGGTCTTTTAATTTTAGCCTTTCAGATATGGTATGCCCAAATAAATACAGATCTGATTAAAAAGAAGGTCACAGAAAATCCACAGGAAAACTTTTATCAACTTCTGAACACGTTTAAAGTAAATCCTTCTGAATTGACACAGGAACAAATGAACCAGCTGTATTACGGAAGCAAATTCGTAAAAATAAAGTATACCATTGGGAATTATAACAGTGAATCCGGGACATTCTGGAAACCAGCTCAAAAAAGACTGTCAAAAAGCAAAGCAGAAAAAATGGTTTCTGAAGCCGAATCAAAATATGCCGTCAATCCTCTCAACAAGAATTTGCTGGATGATATGATGAATATTTATCGTGCCCTGGATGAAAAACAAAAAGAAGAACTCTGCTCCAAACAAAAGGATCTGATTATTCAAACCATAGAAAAAAGTGGTGACGGGAAGAGTGAAGAGACCGCAGTTTGTGTTTTAACCGCCGGAGAAGTTTTAGAGCAACTTGAAAAACTGGCTGTTTCAGGGCCAGGAGCAGAATTCAGCCAAAAAATGAAACAACTTTCAGACGGAAGCATCCTGACAATTTATCATATTGGAGATCGGGAAGTTTTTGTAAAATTAGTCGGCGGATATTTTTTTTAA
- a CDS encoding DUF2461 domain-containing protein, which yields MKKAFEFLSHLKENNNREWFAEHKPEYDAIVKENKVFFTQIYHELQEHDQLKGIHIFRIYNDVRFSKNKTPYKTNFGVGYSRAKPMLRGGYYIQLEPGNSFVGGGFWGPEAKDLLRIRKEFEISSTEIEKITADKTFIQYFGALKGDSVKTAPRGFDKNHPAIDLIRKKQFLVMRKFTDKEVLSDSFQKEAILTLLAMRPFFDYMSEILTTDMNGEPLF from the coding sequence ATGAAAAAAGCATTTGAATTTCTCTCTCATTTAAAGGAAAATAATAACCGGGAATGGTTTGCGGAACACAAGCCAGAATATGACGCCATTGTTAAAGAAAACAAAGTTTTTTTTACCCAGATCTATCATGAGCTTCAGGAGCATGATCAGCTCAAGGGAATTCACATTTTCAGAATTTACAATGATGTCCGTTTTTCCAAAAACAAGACCCCTTATAAAACCAATTTCGGAGTTGGATATTCCCGTGCGAAGCCTATGTTAAGAGGTGGATATTATATTCAGCTTGAACCGGGCAACAGTTTTGTAGGTGGTGGTTTTTGGGGTCCGGAAGCCAAGGATTTACTTCGTATCCGAAAAGAATTTGAAATCAGCAGTACAGAAATTGAAAAAATTACCGCTGATAAGACTTTTATACAATATTTTGGAGCGCTCAAAGGTGATTCTGTAAAAACAGCCCCACGAGGTTTTGACAAAAATCATCCAGCCATAGATTTAATCAGAAAAAAGCAATTTCTGGTCATGAGAAAGTTCACTGATAAAGAAGTTTTATCTGACAGTTTTCAAAAAGAAGCAATCCTGACTTTGCTGGCGATGCGGCCTTTTTTTGATTATATGAGTGAAATTCTTACCACGGATATGAATGGAGAACCTTTGTTTTAA
- a CDS encoding DUF2628 domain-containing protein, which translates to MNQNQQYEDFFQESSSYYLEKLNLFEKGKKFTFNYAALIFGIFWFLYRKMYLEAIVIYSLFYIESCFESFFLVKIIGTEQTKLVCYCISIIMLIIIGFCGNLLYFSKAKRTIKKAEEKFLTYEQQKEYLSKKGGTTLLYAILVMLIIIAAIALS; encoded by the coding sequence ATGAATCAAAATCAACAATATGAAGACTTCTTTCAGGAAAGCAGCTCATATTACCTTGAAAAACTAAATCTTTTTGAAAAAGGAAAAAAATTCACCTTTAACTATGCCGCCCTTATCTTTGGAATATTTTGGTTCCTATATAGAAAAATGTACCTGGAAGCCATAGTCATTTACTCCTTATTCTATATTGAAAGCTGTTTTGAAAGTTTTTTCTTAGTAAAAATAATAGGAACAGAGCAAACGAAACTGGTCTGTTATTGCATCTCAATTATCATGCTCATTATAATAGGCTTTTGTGGAAATCTTCTTTACTTCAGCAAAGCAAAAAGAACAATAAAAAAAGCAGAGGAAAAATTCCTGACCTATGAGCAGCAAAAAGAATATTTAAGCAAAAAAGGGGGAACCACTCTTCTTTATGCAATTCTTGTAATGCTTATAATAATTGCAGCAATAGCTTTGAGTTAA
- a CDS encoding phosphodiester glycosidase family protein, which yields MTENSIPFSRIKNIQFGISAICQFSLFFLIFLCMGCKKVQDDDRFITYQVNPEKQNIQMFWKNSTGEIFKSIERLNQHVQSKNEKLRFAMNAGMFEPDNSPKGLFIEDYKILKSIDTLQGTGNFYLQPNGILYITQNKKAGIVETKKYRQHADIRYATQSGPMLIINGKINTLFQKRSKNLNIRNGVGILENGELIFAMSKKEISFYHLAEYFKRLGCKEALYLDGYVSRTYLPEKDWMQKDGNFGVMIGVTESSK from the coding sequence ATGACAGAAAATTCCATTCCGTTCTCCAGAATAAAAAACATCCAATTTGGGATAAGCGCCATCTGTCAATTCAGTCTTTTCTTTCTTATTTTTCTGTGCATGGGTTGCAAAAAAGTTCAGGATGACGACCGTTTTATTACTTATCAGGTAAATCCTGAGAAGCAGAACATACAGATGTTCTGGAAAAATAGTACCGGAGAAATATTTAAAAGTATAGAACGCTTGAATCAGCATGTTCAGTCTAAAAATGAAAAATTACGATTTGCGATGAACGCAGGTATGTTTGAGCCGGACAACTCTCCGAAAGGACTTTTTATCGAAGATTATAAAATTCTGAAATCTATAGATACATTACAGGGTACCGGAAATTTTTATCTGCAGCCTAATGGAATATTATATATAACTCAAAATAAAAAGGCCGGAATTGTAGAGACTAAAAAATACCGACAGCATGCAGACATCAGATATGCCACCCAATCCGGGCCAATGCTTATAATAAATGGTAAAATCAATACCCTTTTTCAAAAAAGATCTAAAAACCTGAATATCAGAAACGGGGTGGGAATTCTGGAAAATGGAGAGCTCATTTTCGCAATGTCTAAGAAAGAAATCAGCTTTTACCATCTGGCAGAATATTTCAAAAGGCTGGGCTGTAAAGAGGCTCTTTATCTTGACGGATATGTTTCAAGAACGTATCTCCCTGAAAAAGACTGGATGCAGAAAGACGGAAATTTTGGAGTGATGATAGGCGTTACAGAATCTTCAAAATAA
- a CDS encoding dihydrofolate reductase family protein: MKKIILDLATTLDGFIEGPNGETDWCIMDDDMDFDGFLSGIDTIFYGRISYDAWGNYQPEENAGPEEQKLWEAVHSKNKFVFSSQNREDENAVFISSDIIEKVSEIKKQGGKDIWLYGGASLIKTFIQENLIDTYRISVHPIALGKGKPLFEDLTERLHLKLVKTHVFRSGVVQLIYEAQTKNEKI; encoded by the coding sequence ATGAAAAAAATAATCTTAGATCTGGCAACTACCCTAGACGGTTTTATCGAAGGACCCAACGGAGAAACCGACTGGTGCATTATGGATGATGATATGGATTTTGACGGGTTTCTCTCAGGAATAGACACTATTTTTTACGGAAGAATAAGCTATGACGCCTGGGGAAATTATCAGCCGGAAGAAAATGCAGGTCCTGAAGAACAGAAACTGTGGGAAGCAGTTCATTCAAAGAATAAATTTGTGTTTTCCAGCCAGAACAGGGAAGACGAAAATGCTGTATTTATCAGTTCTGACATTATAGAAAAGGTTTCGGAAATAAAAAAGCAGGGAGGAAAAGATATCTGGCTGTATGGAGGAGCAAGCCTTATCAAAACATTTATTCAGGAAAATCTTATCGACACCTACAGGATATCCGTTCATCCGATTGCTCTCGGGAAGGGAAAGCCTCTTTTTGAAGATTTGACGGAACGATTACACTTAAAACTGGTAAAAACCCATGTTTTCAGATCCGGTGTTGTACAGCTTATTTATGAGGCTCAAACTAAAAATGAAAAGATATGA
- a CDS encoding VOC family protein, whose protein sequence is MNARLSTIILYVKNVQLLKDFYEKNFNLKVIEEDPVWALLDAGGLYIGLHTIGDQYLEKLEADYTFDNNTKLVFEIDIDIESARNELISKNVTMRDIKTFENYPFWLCDGTDPEGNVFQLKSKKQKAKSKN, encoded by the coding sequence ATGAATGCTCGGCTCAGCACCATCATTTTGTATGTGAAAAATGTACAGTTGCTCAAAGATTTTTATGAGAAAAACTTTAATCTGAAAGTGATTGAAGAAGATCCGGTTTGGGCTTTGTTGGACGCGGGAGGACTTTATATCGGGTTGCATACAATCGGAGATCAGTATCTTGAAAAATTAGAAGCAGATTATACTTTCGACAATAATACTAAACTTGTTTTTGAAATTGACATCGACATAGAATCCGCAAGAAATGAGCTGATTTCAAAAAATGTTACCATGAGAGACATCAAAACCTTTGAAAACTACCCGTTCTGGCTTTGTGACGGAACTGATCCTGAAGGAAATGTATTCCAGCTAAAAAGCAAAAAGCAAAAAGCAAAAAGTAAAAACTAA